One segment of Streptosporangium brasiliense DNA contains the following:
- a CDS encoding glucose-1-phosphate thymidylyltransferase — translation MKALVLAGGSGTRLRPITHTSAKQLVPVANKPVLFYGLEAIAAAGIREIGIVVGDTQAEIEAAVGDGSAFGLEVTYIRQQAPLGLAHAVLTARDYLGDDDFVMYLGDNFIVGGISGIVERFAHDRPSAQIMLTQVGDPRQFGVAELDAGGRVIGLEEKPDEPKSDLALVGVYLFTPAIHEAVTELKPSWRGELEITDAIQWLIETGHQVESTVISGYWKDTGNVTDMLEVNRLVLESLDGRVDGRVDGASELIGRVVVEPGAVVERSRIVGPAIVGAGARILDSYVGPFTSIAADCVINGSEIEYSIVLPRSSISGVSRIESSLIGHDVEVTPAPKTPRAHRLVLGDHSKVQISS, via the coding sequence GTGAAAGCACTCGTGCTCGCCGGAGGGTCGGGCACTCGGCTGAGGCCGATCACCCACACCTCCGCCAAGCAGCTCGTCCCGGTGGCCAACAAGCCCGTGCTCTTCTACGGGCTCGAGGCCATCGCCGCGGCCGGCATCCGGGAGATCGGGATCGTGGTGGGCGACACGCAGGCGGAGATCGAGGCGGCCGTCGGCGACGGCTCCGCCTTCGGCCTGGAGGTGACCTACATCCGCCAGCAGGCCCCGCTCGGGCTGGCCCACGCCGTGCTGACCGCCCGCGACTACCTCGGCGACGACGACTTCGTCATGTATCTCGGCGACAACTTCATCGTCGGCGGGATCAGCGGCATCGTGGAGCGGTTCGCCCACGACCGGCCGTCCGCCCAGATCATGCTCACCCAGGTCGGCGACCCCCGGCAGTTCGGCGTCGCGGAGCTCGACGCCGGAGGCCGGGTGATCGGGCTGGAGGAGAAGCCCGACGAGCCCAAGAGCGACCTGGCGCTCGTCGGCGTCTACCTGTTCACTCCCGCGATCCACGAGGCGGTGACCGAGCTCAAGCCGTCGTGGCGGGGCGAGCTGGAGATCACCGACGCGATCCAGTGGCTGATCGAGACGGGGCACCAGGTCGAGTCCACCGTCATATCCGGCTACTGGAAGGACACCGGCAACGTCACCGACATGCTGGAGGTCAACCGGCTGGTCCTGGAGTCCCTGGACGGCCGCGTCGACGGCCGGGTCGACGGCGCCAGCGAGCTGATCGGCCGGGTGGTCGTCGAGCCGGGCGCCGTGGTCGAGCGGTCGCGCATCGTCGGCCCGGCGATCGTCGGCGCCGGGGCCCGGATCCTGGACAGCTACGTCGGCCCCTTCACCTCCATCGCGGCCGACTGCGTGATCAACGGCAGCGAGATCGAATACTCGATCGTGCTGCCCCGCTCCTCGATCTCCGGGGTGTCCCGGATCGAGTCCTCGCTGATCGGACACGACGTCGAGGTCACCCCCGCCCCCAAGACCCCCAGAGCCCACCGTCTCGTGCTGGGCGATCACAGCAAGGTTCAGATCAGCTCTTGA
- the rfbB gene encoding dTDP-glucose 4,6-dehydratase: protein MKILVIGGAGFIGSHYVRTLNADGATVTVVDKLTYAGNPANLEGAAHDFVHGDICDAELMAAVVPGHDLVINFAAETHVDRSIAGAGEFVRTNVLGTQTLMQACLDAGTQRVVQVSTDEVYGSIDVGSWKEDTPLRPRSPYSAAKAGGDMIALAYAVTHGLPVSITRCGNNYGPYQYPEKLIPLFVTNLLQGRKVPLYGDGGNVRDWVHVDDHCAGIRLVAERGEPGEVYHIGGTAEMSNIELITQLLAACGADWDMVERVEDRKGHDRRYSLDDSRLRALGYRPGVPFEQGLADTVRWYADNPGWWKAATNRPDGHGALAATDAGRRGEESA from the coding sequence ATGAAGATCTTGGTCATCGGTGGGGCCGGCTTCATCGGCTCCCACTACGTCCGCACGCTCAACGCGGACGGTGCCACCGTGACTGTCGTCGACAAGCTCACCTACGCCGGCAACCCGGCGAACCTGGAGGGCGCCGCCCACGACTTCGTGCACGGCGACATATGTGACGCCGAGCTGATGGCCGCCGTGGTGCCCGGCCACGACCTCGTCATCAACTTCGCGGCCGAGACCCACGTGGACCGGTCCATCGCCGGCGCCGGGGAGTTCGTGCGGACCAACGTGCTCGGCACGCAGACCCTGATGCAGGCGTGCCTCGACGCGGGCACCCAGCGGGTGGTGCAGGTCTCCACCGACGAGGTCTACGGATCGATCGACGTCGGCTCCTGGAAGGAGGACACGCCGCTGCGGCCGCGCTCGCCGTACTCGGCGGCCAAGGCGGGCGGCGACATGATCGCCCTCGCCTACGCGGTCACCCACGGCCTGCCGGTCTCCATCACTCGCTGCGGCAACAACTACGGGCCCTACCAGTATCCGGAGAAGCTGATCCCGCTGTTCGTCACCAACCTCCTGCAGGGGCGCAAGGTCCCGCTCTACGGCGACGGCGGCAACGTCAGGGACTGGGTCCACGTCGACGACCACTGCGCGGGCATCCGGCTCGTCGCCGAGCGGGGCGAGCCCGGCGAGGTCTACCACATCGGCGGCACGGCGGAGATGAGCAACATCGAGCTCATCACCCAGCTGCTGGCGGCCTGCGGGGCCGACTGGGACATGGTCGAGCGCGTCGAGGACCGCAAGGGGCACGACCGCCGCTACTCCCTGGACGACTCCCGGCTGCGCGCCCTCGGCTACCGGCCGGGCGTCCCGTTCGAGCAGGGCCTGGCCGACACGGTCCGCTGGTACGCCGACAACCCGGGCTGGTGGAAGGCGGCGACGAACCGGCCCGACGGGCACGGCGCGCTCGCGGCCACCGACGCCGGGCGGCGCGGCGAGGAGAGCGCATGA
- the rfbD gene encoding dTDP-4-dehydrorhamnose reductase — protein sequence MSRWLVTGASGMLATELLSRLKAAGEPVLALRKDELDLRDTSAVHHLVSACRPDIVVNCAAWTAVDDAETREDEALAVNGHGVRALAEACGRLGARMIHPSTDYVFDGSGVDPYREDARPCPVNAYGRTKLAGERAVLEVLPETGYVVRTAWLYGAAGKSFVGTIAGLERTRPVLDVVDDQIGPPTWAGDLAAGLVEMGRTGPPPGIYHATGAGQTSWYGFAREIFTLLGADPDRINPVPAKEFARPASRPAYSVLGHERWDRAGLPPMRDWREALRESDVLVNC from the coding sequence ATGAGCCGGTGGCTGGTCACCGGCGCCTCCGGCATGCTCGCGACCGAGCTGCTGAGCCGCCTGAAGGCCGCGGGGGAGCCCGTCCTCGCCCTCCGCAAGGACGAGCTCGACCTCCGTGACACCTCCGCCGTGCACCATCTGGTGTCGGCCTGCCGGCCGGACATCGTGGTCAACTGCGCCGCGTGGACGGCGGTGGACGACGCCGAGACGCGTGAGGACGAGGCGCTGGCCGTCAACGGGCACGGGGTGCGGGCCCTGGCCGAGGCGTGCGGGCGCCTCGGCGCGCGGATGATCCACCCCTCCACGGACTACGTCTTCGACGGGAGCGGGGTGGACCCCTACCGCGAGGACGCCCGGCCCTGCCCGGTCAACGCCTACGGGCGCACCAAGCTCGCCGGCGAGCGCGCCGTGCTGGAGGTGCTGCCCGAGACCGGCTACGTCGTGCGGACCGCCTGGCTGTACGGCGCGGCCGGCAAGAGCTTCGTCGGCACCATCGCCGGTCTGGAGCGGACCCGCCCGGTGCTGGACGTCGTCGACGACCAGATAGGCCCGCCCACCTGGGCCGGCGACCTGGCCGCGGGGCTCGTCGAGATGGGGCGGACCGGCCCCCCGCCGGGGATCTACCATGCCACCGGCGCGGGTCAGACGAGCTGGTACGGCTTCGCGAGGGAGATCTTCACGCTGCTGGGCGCGGACCCGGACCGGATCAACCCGGTGCCGGCCAAGGAGTTCGCGCGTCCCGCGTCGCGGCCGGCCTACAGCGTGCTGGGACACGAACGCTGGGACCGGGCGGGACTGCCGCCGATGCGGGACTGGCGCGAGGCGCTACGGGAATCCGATGTGCTCGTCAACTGCTAG
- a CDS encoding DUF4910 domain-containing protein, translating into MTIETVGRQMHALVERLYPLCRSITGDGVRRTLEIVGESVPLRIHEVPTGTEVLDWTVPKEWNIRDAYVKDASGTRVVDFAESNLHVVGYSVPVSAVMSLRELRPHLHTLPEQPDLIPYRTSYYAETWGFCLRESTLAGLPEGDYEVRIDSTLADGHLTYGEHVVPGQVSEEVLVSCHVCHPSLANDNLAGVAVAAELARRLAGTDPYYTYRFLFMPGTIGAITWLARNRERSERVKHGLVLACAGDSGTLTYKRSRRGDAEIDQVVRHVLRTSGREHEIVDFSPYGYDERQFCSPGFDMPVGSLTRTPYAGYPEYHTSADNPDFVSPEAMADTLETCWEITRVLERNRRYVNLSPYGEPQLGRRGLYGSLGGRSDTKQAQMAMLWVLNLSDEEHSLLDIAERSNLPFAAVADAAQALRGAGLLKEKGK; encoded by the coding sequence GTGACGATTGAGACCGTGGGGCGTCAGATGCACGCCCTGGTCGAGCGGCTCTACCCGCTGTGCCGGAGCATCACCGGCGACGGGGTGCGCCGCACTCTGGAGATCGTCGGCGAGTCGGTCCCCCTGCGGATCCACGAGGTGCCGACGGGGACCGAGGTCCTCGACTGGACGGTGCCCAAGGAGTGGAACATCCGTGACGCCTACGTCAAGGACGCCTCGGGCACACGGGTGGTCGACTTCGCCGAGTCCAACCTCCACGTCGTCGGCTACAGCGTCCCGGTGTCGGCCGTCATGTCCCTGCGGGAGCTCCGCCCCCACCTGCACACCCTGCCCGAGCAGCCCGACCTGATCCCCTACCGGACGAGTTACTACGCCGAGACGTGGGGCTTCTGCCTGCGGGAGAGCACCCTGGCGGGCCTGCCGGAGGGCGACTACGAGGTCAGGATCGACTCGACCCTCGCCGACGGTCACCTGACCTACGGCGAGCACGTGGTGCCGGGGCAGGTCTCCGAGGAGGTGCTCGTCTCCTGCCACGTTTGCCATCCCTCGCTGGCCAACGACAACCTGGCGGGCGTCGCCGTGGCGGCCGAGCTCGCGCGGCGGCTGGCCGGGACCGACCCGTACTACACCTACCGCTTCCTGTTCATGCCCGGCACGATCGGCGCGATCACCTGGCTGGCGCGCAACCGGGAGCGTTCCGAGAGGGTCAAGCACGGGCTCGTGCTGGCCTGCGCCGGAGACAGCGGCACGCTGACCTACAAGCGCAGCAGGCGCGGGGACGCGGAGATCGACCAGGTGGTCCGGCACGTCCTGCGGACCTCGGGGCGCGAGCACGAGATCGTGGACTTCTCACCGTACGGCTACGACGAGCGGCAGTTCTGCTCGCCCGGTTTCGACATGCCGGTCGGCTCGCTGACCCGCACGCCGTACGCCGGCTACCCGGAGTACCACACCTCGGCGGACAACCCGGACTTCGTCTCACCCGAGGCGATGGCCGACACGCTGGAGACCTGCTGGGAGATCACGCGGGTGCTGGAGCGCAACCGGCGTTACGTCAACCTCAGCCCGTACGGCGAGCCGCAGCTCGGCCGGCGGGGCCTGTACGGGTCGCTGGGCGGCCGCAGCGACACCAAGCAGGCGCAGATGGCGATGTTGTGGGTGCTGAACCTCTCCGACGAGGAGCACAGCCTGCTGGACATCGCGGAACGGTCCAACCTGCCCTTCGCCGCCGTGGCGGATGCGGCACAGGCCCTGCGTGGTGCAGGACTGCTCAAGGAGAAGGGGAAATGA
- a CDS encoding PIG-L deacetylase family protein, translating into MIGFRPARAGGTAGSGGVRSVALLAAHCDDIAIGAGGSLLTVCSAHPGVRVDALVLSGGGTEREDEEHAALTAFCPGADLRLTVLKLPDGRLPAHWDEAKGAVEELRARTDPDLMFAPHPGDAHQDHRGLARLVPTAFRDHQVLGYEIVKWDGDLGRPSVYQPLTPEVAEAKVTLLQQHYPSQRRRPWYDREAFLGLARIRGIECHARYAEAFHVNKLTLDLAGG; encoded by the coding sequence ATGATCGGATTTCGGCCGGCCAGGGCGGGCGGGACAGCCGGGAGCGGCGGGGTGCGGAGCGTCGCGCTGCTCGCCGCCCACTGCGACGACATCGCCATCGGCGCGGGCGGCAGCCTGCTGACCGTCTGCTCGGCACACCCCGGCGTCCGGGTGGACGCGCTGGTGCTCTCCGGCGGCGGCACCGAGCGGGAGGACGAGGAGCACGCGGCGCTGACCGCCTTCTGTCCCGGCGCCGACCTGCGGCTCACCGTGCTGAAGCTGCCCGACGGGCGGCTGCCCGCGCACTGGGACGAGGCGAAGGGCGCCGTGGAGGAACTGCGCGCGCGGACCGACCCGGACCTGATGTTCGCGCCGCACCCCGGCGACGCCCACCAGGACCACCGCGGGCTGGCCCGGCTGGTGCCCACGGCCTTCCGCGACCACCAGGTGCTCGGCTACGAGATCGTCAAGTGGGACGGCGATCTCGGACGGCCGTCGGTCTACCAGCCGCTCACCCCCGAGGTGGCGGAGGCGAAGGTGACCCTGCTCCAACAGCACTACCCCTCACAACGGCGGCGTCCCTGGTACGACCGTGAGGCGTTCCTCGGGCTGGCGCGCATCCGCGGGATCGAGTGCCATGCGCGCTACGCGGAGGCGTTCCACGTCAACAAGTTGACTCTCGATCTGGCTGGAGGATGA
- a CDS encoding NAD-dependent epimerase/dehydratase family protein, translating to MRVLLTGHQGYLGSVMAPALAEAGHEVIGLDSGLFADCVLGPTPDDPRGHPVDLRDVTAGELAGVDAVVHLAALSNDPLGSLAPQLTYDINHHASVRLARLAREAGVRRFLYASTCSVYGASGGDGLVGEDAPLRPVTPYAESKVRVEDDLAELADGDFTPVFLRNATAFGFSPRLRADIVLNNLVGHALLSGTVRVLSDGTPWRPLVHAEDIAEAFVLALAAPREVVHARAFNVGTEENNVTVAEIAAEVVEAVPGSELVITGEAGADPRSYRVDFSRIRAALPGYQARWTVKEGAVELVEAYQRHGLTEHDFQHRFTRLARLSARRAEGSVDGALRPRGAVAGDD from the coding sequence ATGCGCGTACTGCTGACCGGGCACCAGGGCTACCTGGGAAGTGTGATGGCTCCGGCGCTCGCCGAGGCGGGCCACGAGGTGATCGGCCTGGACTCGGGGCTGTTCGCCGACTGCGTTCTGGGTCCCACGCCGGACGACCCCCGCGGTCACCCGGTCGACCTGCGAGACGTCACCGCCGGCGAGCTGGCGGGGGTGGACGCCGTGGTGCACCTGGCCGCGCTCTCCAACGACCCGCTCGGCTCGCTGGCGCCCCAGCTCACCTACGACATCAACCACCACGCGTCGGTGCGCCTGGCCCGGCTGGCCCGCGAGGCGGGCGTGCGCCGGTTCCTGTACGCCTCCACCTGCTCGGTCTACGGCGCCTCCGGCGGCGACGGCCTGGTCGGTGAGGACGCGCCGCTGCGCCCGGTGACCCCCTACGCCGAGTCCAAGGTCCGGGTCGAGGACGACCTGGCCGAGCTGGCCGACGGCGACTTCACCCCGGTCTTCCTGCGCAACGCCACCGCGTTCGGGTTCTCGCCCCGGCTCCGGGCGGACATCGTGCTGAACAACCTCGTCGGGCACGCGCTGCTGTCGGGCACGGTGCGGGTGCTGTCCGACGGCACCCCGTGGCGGCCGCTGGTGCACGCCGAGGACATCGCGGAGGCGTTCGTCCTGGCCCTGGCCGCCCCCCGGGAGGTCGTGCACGCCCGGGCGTTCAACGTCGGCACCGAGGAGAACAACGTGACCGTGGCGGAGATCGCCGCCGAGGTCGTCGAGGCGGTGCCCGGCTCCGAGCTGGTGATCACCGGTGAGGCCGGGGCGGACCCGCGCTCCTACCGGGTGGACTTCTCCCGCATCCGCGCCGCGCTGCCCGGCTACCAGGCGCGCTGGACGGTCAAGGAGGGCGCGGTCGAGCTGGTCGAGGCGTACCAGCGGCACGGCCTGACCGAGCACGACTTCCAGCACCGTTTCACCAGGCTCGCCCGGCTGTCGGCCCGGCGTGCCGAGGGCAGCGTCGATGGCGCGCTGCGCCCGCGCGGGGCGGTCGCCGGTGACGATTGA
- a CDS encoding sugar phosphate nucleotidyltransferase, translated as MKVVLFCGGYGTRMRTGTPGDVPKPMQLVGPRPLIWHVMRYYAHFGHTEFILCLGYGAHHIKDFFLNYQETISNDFVLRGGRVELLSTDISDWSISFVQTGIESPIGERLRRVRDHLDGAEMFLANYADVLTDAPLPEIIDRFAASDAGASMMVVPPSDTFHCVELGESGMVGGITPVSQMPLWVNGGYFVLRQEVFDHIPPGGDLVADGCAELAKRGRMLAYPHRGYWRPTDTVKERVALDEAYSRGERPWALWEREPAGQPA; from the coding sequence GTGAAGGTCGTGCTCTTCTGCGGCGGATACGGAACGCGGATGCGCACCGGCACCCCCGGTGACGTGCCCAAGCCCATGCAGCTCGTGGGCCCCCGGCCGCTCATCTGGCATGTGATGCGCTACTACGCGCACTTCGGGCACACGGAGTTCATTCTCTGCCTCGGTTATGGAGCGCACCACATCAAGGACTTCTTCCTCAACTACCAGGAGACCATCTCCAACGACTTCGTCCTGCGCGGCGGCCGGGTCGAGCTGCTGTCCACCGACATCTCCGACTGGTCGATCTCCTTCGTGCAGACCGGGATCGAGTCGCCGATCGGCGAGCGGCTGCGCCGGGTCCGCGACCACCTCGACGGCGCGGAGATGTTCCTGGCCAACTACGCCGACGTGCTCACCGACGCGCCGCTGCCGGAGATCATCGACCGCTTCGCCGCGTCCGACGCGGGCGCCTCCATGATGGTCGTCCCGCCGTCGGACACCTTCCACTGCGTGGAGCTCGGCGAGAGCGGGATGGTCGGCGGGATCACCCCGGTCAGCCAGATGCCGCTCTGGGTGAACGGCGGATACTTCGTGCTCCGCCAGGAGGTCTTCGACCACATCCCGCCGGGCGGCGACCTCGTCGCCGACGGCTGCGCCGAGCTCGCCAAGCGCGGCCGGATGCTCGCCTACCCGCACCGCGGATACTGGCGGCCGACCGACACGGTCAAGGAGCGGGTCGCCCTCGACGAGGCGTACTCGCGGGGCGAGCGGCCGTGGGCGCTGTGGGAGCGGGAGCCCGCGGGGCAGCCGGCATGA
- a CDS encoding sugar transferase gives MRVGTEAPAVALLGSSVRTAPSIWTRSYARILLAGDLACAVVACESVLGVRLWFGAFIPGTEALLGLGLALAWPFSLAVGGAYRKRAHGEGTEEFRAVFDGGVGLTAAVAIGAYATQTTIARSFVMAMFPLALILTIVFRYRMRKRLHRRRSFGEYMRQVVAVGHRESVLDLVMQLRRQPHHGMTVVAACLPSGSDGLDVDGVPVLGGFGDVPDVVAEVNADAVAILACPELDGAALRRLAWGLEDARTDLFVAPALMDVAGPRISIRPVAGMPLLHVEHPEFDGAKHLAKSLFDRVGAGLALLVLAVPMLVITALIRATSPGPALFRQVRVGKGGREFRVVKFRTMVNDAERLKIDLQRHNEFDGVLFKMRNDPRITRVGAFLRRYSLDELPQLLNVLRGEMSLVGPRPPLPEEVKQYGEDVRRRLVVKPGMTGLWQVSGRSDLTWEESVRLDLRYVENWSLFLDLQILWKTWSAVTGGEGAY, from the coding sequence ATGAGAGTGGGGACAGAGGCGCCCGCTGTCGCGCTCCTGGGCAGTTCGGTGCGTACCGCTCCGAGCATCTGGACACGTTCCTATGCGCGGATTCTGCTGGCCGGCGACCTCGCGTGCGCGGTGGTCGCCTGTGAGTCGGTCCTCGGGGTCCGGCTCTGGTTCGGTGCCTTCATTCCGGGGACGGAAGCGCTGCTGGGGCTGGGTCTGGCCCTGGCGTGGCCGTTCTCGCTCGCGGTGGGAGGTGCTTATCGCAAGCGTGCACATGGTGAGGGGACGGAAGAGTTCCGGGCGGTCTTCGACGGCGGGGTCGGTCTGACGGCCGCTGTCGCGATCGGGGCCTACGCCACGCAGACGACCATCGCCCGTAGCTTCGTGATGGCGATGTTCCCTCTCGCGCTCATCCTCACGATCGTTTTCCGCTATCGCATGCGCAAACGGCTCCACCGGCGGCGGTCCTTCGGGGAATACATGCGCCAGGTGGTCGCCGTCGGGCACCGGGAGTCGGTGCTCGACCTGGTGATGCAGCTCCGCAGGCAGCCGCACCACGGCATGACGGTGGTCGCCGCGTGCCTGCCGTCGGGCTCCGACGGCCTCGACGTCGACGGCGTCCCGGTGCTCGGTGGCTTCGGCGACGTCCCCGACGTGGTGGCCGAGGTCAACGCCGACGCCGTGGCGATCCTGGCCTGCCCCGAGCTGGACGGCGCCGCGCTGCGCCGGCTCGCCTGGGGCCTGGAGGACGCCCGCACCGACCTGTTCGTCGCGCCCGCGCTGATGGACGTGGCGGGCCCGCGCATCAGCATCCGGCCGGTGGCCGGGATGCCGCTGCTGCACGTCGAGCACCCCGAGTTCGACGGCGCCAAGCACCTGGCCAAAAGCCTGTTCGACCGGGTCGGCGCGGGCCTGGCCCTGTTGGTGCTGGCCGTACCCATGCTGGTCATCACCGCGCTGATCCGCGCGACCAGCCCGGGGCCGGCGCTGTTCCGGCAGGTGAGGGTGGGCAAGGGCGGCCGGGAGTTCAGGGTCGTGAAGTTCCGCACGATGGTCAACGACGCGGAACGGCTCAAAATCGATCTTCAGCGGCACAACGAGTTCGACGGCGTGCTGTTCAAGATGAGGAACGATCCAAGGATCACCCGCGTGGGCGCCTTCCTCCGCCGCTACTCCCTCGACGAGCTGCCGCAGCTGCTCAACGTGCTCCGCGGGGAGATGTCGCTCGTCGGGCCCCGGCCGCCGCTGCCCGAGGAGGTCAAGCAGTACGGCGAGGACGTGCGCCGCCGCCTGGTCGTCAAGCCCGGCATGACCGGGCTGTGGCAGGTGAGCGGACGCTCCGATCTGACCTGGGAGGAGTCGGTCCGGCTCGACCTGCGCTACGTCGAGAACTGGTCGCTCTTCCTGGACCTGCAGATCCTCTGGAAGACCTGGAGCGCCGTCACCGGCGGAGAAGGGGCCTACTAG
- the rfbC gene encoding dTDP-4-dehydrorhamnose 3,5-epimerase: protein MEPLSIAGIWCHTPRIHSDPRGAVLELYRSTDLERSIGHRLDLAQANVSVSKRGVLRGIHFADVPPGQAKYVTCVSGAVLDVVVDIRVGSPTFGRWEAMRLDDESRRGLYVAEGLGHGFMALSEQATVVYMCSQPYAPGREHGVHPFDPTLAIDWPAGVEPILSDKDAAAPSLKEALDAGLLPDYRACVAYYEDLASPEGRPAAPSS, encoded by the coding sequence ATGGAACCCCTCAGCATCGCCGGAATCTGGTGCCATACGCCTCGTATCCACTCCGACCCCCGCGGCGCGGTCCTGGAGCTGTACCGCTCCACCGATCTGGAGCGATCCATCGGCCATCGGCTGGATCTCGCCCAGGCCAACGTCTCGGTCTCCAAGCGGGGCGTCCTGCGGGGCATCCACTTCGCCGACGTCCCGCCTGGCCAGGCCAAATACGTCACGTGTGTCTCCGGGGCCGTCCTCGACGTCGTCGTGGACATCCGCGTCGGCTCCCCCACCTTCGGGCGGTGGGAGGCCATGCGCCTGGACGACGAGTCCCGGCGCGGCCTCTACGTCGCCGAGGGGCTGGGCCACGGGTTCATGGCGCTCAGCGAGCAGGCCACGGTCGTCTACATGTGCTCGCAGCCCTACGCCCCCGGGCGCGAGCACGGCGTCCACCCCTTCGACCCGACCCTCGCGATCGACTGGCCCGCCGGGGTGGAGCCGATCCTGTCGGACAAGGACGCCGCCGCCCCCAGCCTCAAGGAGGCTCTGGACGCGGGTCTGCTGCCCGACTACCGCGCCTGCGTGGCCTACTACGAGGACCTCGCCTCTCCCGAGGGCCGGCCGGCCGCGCCTAGCAGTTGA
- a CDS encoding class I SAM-dependent methyltransferase has product MTTCRLCGSPSLASVVDLGATPPCERFLTAEQLDEPETTYPLHLRVCTDCWLAQIPPLITPEDTFTEYAYFSSYSTSWVEHAREFVAGAVDRLGLDGDSFVVEVASNDGYLLRHVVDREIRCLGVEPSKNVGEAAREKGVPTLTAFLGPETGAAVRAEHGPADLVVANNVYAHIPDVIGFTKGLRALVADDGWVSIEVQHLLTLMEHNQYDTIYHEHFQYYTVASAQRALASGGLSLVDVELLPTHGGSIRLWARPQEAAGEPGERVDRVLAAEKAAGLHELAGYTEFAARVARVRRELLKFLVEAAEQGKTVVGYGAPGKGNTLLNHCGVRPDLLSYTVDRNPYKHGRFTPGTRIPILPPERIAEDRPDYVLVLPWNLREELTGQLSSVHTWGGRLVFPIPSLEIVEVNP; this is encoded by the coding sequence ATGACAACCTGCCGGCTGTGCGGCTCCCCGAGCCTCGCCAGCGTCGTCGACCTCGGCGCGACACCGCCCTGCGAGCGGTTCCTCACCGCTGAGCAGCTCGATGAGCCCGAGACCACCTACCCGCTGCACCTGCGGGTCTGCACCGACTGCTGGCTGGCGCAGATCCCGCCGCTGATCACGCCAGAGGACACCTTCACCGAGTACGCCTACTTCTCGTCGTACTCGACCTCGTGGGTGGAGCACGCCCGGGAGTTCGTGGCCGGGGCGGTCGACCGGCTGGGGCTGGACGGCGACTCGTTCGTGGTCGAGGTGGCCAGCAACGACGGATACCTGCTGCGGCACGTGGTCGATCGGGAGATCCGGTGCCTGGGCGTCGAGCCGTCGAAGAACGTCGGCGAGGCGGCCAGGGAGAAGGGCGTGCCGACCCTGACGGCCTTCCTCGGCCCCGAGACCGGCGCCGCGGTCCGTGCCGAGCACGGGCCCGCCGACCTGGTGGTGGCCAACAACGTCTATGCCCACATCCCCGACGTCATCGGATTCACCAAGGGCCTGCGCGCGCTCGTGGCCGACGACGGGTGGGTCTCCATCGAGGTCCAGCACCTGCTCACCCTGATGGAGCACAACCAGTACGACACGATCTACCACGAGCACTTCCAGTACTACACGGTCGCCTCCGCGCAGCGTGCCCTGGCCTCCGGCGGGCTGTCCCTCGTGGACGTCGAGCTGCTGCCGACCCACGGCGGCTCGATCCGCCTGTGGGCGCGGCCGCAGGAGGCGGCCGGCGAGCCGGGCGAGCGGGTGGACCGGGTGCTCGCCGCGGAGAAGGCCGCGGGCCTGCACGAGCTGGCCGGATACACCGAGTTCGCCGCCCGGGTGGCCCGGGTCCGGCGGGAGCTGCTGAAGTTCCTCGTCGAGGCCGCCGAGCAGGGCAAGACGGTGGTCGGCTACGGCGCCCCCGGCAAGGGGAACACGCTGCTCAACCACTGCGGGGTCCGCCCGGACCTGCTGTCGTACACAGTGGACCGCAACCCCTACAAGCACGGCAGGTTCACCCCCGGCACGCGGATCCCGATCCTGCCGCCGGAGCGGATCGCCGAGGACCGGCCCGACTACGTGCTGGTCCTGCCGTGGAACCTCCGCGAGGAGCTCACCGGCCAGCTGTCCTCCGTACACACATGGGGAGGCCGGCTGGTCTTCCCCATCCCCAGCCTGGAGATCGTCGAGGTGAACCCGTGA